The Myxococcales bacterium genome includes the window TCGCGGTGCCTCGTACGCGCACGCGCGCGCGCGAGTCGACTGGTACATCGGCGTATCTGGCGTCCACGCCTCGGCGCTGGCCGATGGTGCTGCTAGGTGCGATCTGTCTCGTTGCGGTCGCGGTGGCTGCGCTTTGGTTGCAAGCGCGAGGGGGCAGGGCCGCAACCAGCGATCAGCCCGTCGCCGTGCCGAGCAACTTGCAAGATGCGGCAAGCGGCGGCGCCGGCCTCGCGCTCCCAGATGCCGCCACGCCAGATCCCATCGTCGATGCCATGGCGTCGCCGAAAGATGCCGCCATCGCGATCGTGCCGCCACCAGTAGATGCGGCAATCGCCGACGCGCCACCGCCAACGACAGATCGCGAAATCGAGCTTGAGGACAGCGGCGACGCTGGCACCACCGAGCCCTATCGCAAGCACCTCAGCGAGGCGAGGGCACGGCTCGAGCAAAGCGATCTACCGCGCGCCCGCCTCGCCATCGAGAAATCACTCGCTGCTAAGCGCACCGCGCGCGCGCTGCTGGTCAAGGCGGATATTTTGCGGCGCCAAGGCGAAAATACCAAGGCATTGGCCACGATCGACGAAGCCCTCGCGATGTCCAGCAACTACGCCAATGCGTGGGACGCGCGCGGCCGCCTGCTGTGGTCGCTCGGCCGCAAGGCCGAGGCCCGCGCGGCGTGGGGCGAATATCTGAAGCGCAAGCCGACTGGTGATACGGCCGAGCGAATCCGCGAGATTATAGGTCCTTGACCATGACGTCAAAGTTGCTTCGGCGCTACACCACGGGCGCATGTTGATCCTGGGGCTGGAGAGCTCGTGCGACGAAACCGCCGCCGCGGTGGTGCGGGGCCGTGGCGCGCGCGGGCACGTGCTCGCCGACGTCGTCGCGAGCCAGCACGACGTGCACCGGCCGTTTGGAGGCGTCGTGCCCGAGCTGGCGTCGCGCGCACATATTGAGCATGTGATTCCAGTCGTGGACGCGGCGCTCACGGCAGCGGGCGTGACGCTCGCCGACCTTGACGCAATCGCCGTGACCTGTGGGCCGGGCCTCATCGGCGCCTTGCTGGTCGCCGTGCAGACGGCCAAGGCGATGGCGTATGGCGCAGGCAAGCCGCTGGTCGGCGTGCATCACCTCGAAGGTCACATGAGCGCCATCTATCTTGAAGAACGCGCGCCGCCGATGCCGCATCTGGCGCTCATTGTGTCGGGCGGGCACACCTCGCTGGTGCTAGTTACCGACCACGGCAGCTACGGCGTGCTCGGGCAAACGCGCGATGACGCCGCGGGCGAGGCCTTTGATAAGGGCGCCAAGTTGCTTGGGCTTGGCTATCCCGGCGGGGTGCTGATCGACCAACTAGCCAACGGTGGCGATCCGCAGGCGATTTCATTTCCGCGCGCGATGCTGCACAAAGAGAGCAATCTAGATTTTTCGTTTAGCGGCCTGAAGACCGCGCTGCTGCACTGGGTGCGCGCCAACGGCGTGCCGGGCTCACCCGCGAGCACGGCGACCACCGCCGTTGCGCAAACGCAAAGCATGCAGGACGTTTGCGCGAGCTATCAGCACGCCATCGTGGAAGTCCTAGTGCGCAAGACGCGCGCCGCCGTCGAGGCGACCGGGGTTGCGGCGGTGCAGCTATGTGGCGGCGTCGCGGCCAACAGCGCGCTGCGTGCGGGCATGGCGCAGGCAGGGCTGGCCGACGGCTTTGAGCTCTTCGTGCCCAAACCTAGCCACTGCACCGACAATGCCGCGATGATTGCCATGCGCGGCTATTTTCGATTTGCCGCTGGTGGTCGCGATGAGCTCACGCTCGATTCGCGCGCCAATTGGCCGCTACCGCATGCGACGCCACAATGGGTGAGGGGCGCATGACCATGTTTCCCACTGCGCACGAGCTGCTGGCCAAATACGGGCTGCGTGCCAAGAAGTCGTTTAGCCAGAATTTCTTGACCTCTGATCGCGTGTTTCGCGCCATCGTCGACGCCACCGTGCAGTCAGAAATGGACTGGGTGGTCGAGGTTGGCGCCGGCATTGGCACGCTCACCGCGCGCCTAGCCCAACGCGCCTATGAGGGTAAGGTCATCGCGCTCGAACGCGATCCCGACATGATCAGCGTGTTACGAGGCGAGCTTGGGCAACACGACGTGGTCCACATCGAGCCGTGCGACGCGCTCGCCTACAACTATGAAATGGCCGCAAAGTGGGCGGCGGGTCCCATCGCGGTCTGCGGCAATTTGCCATATCACATCGCCGCGCCGCTCATCTTCCGCATCATGGAGGCGCGCGCGCATGTCAGTCGCTTGGTCGTTATGGTGCAGCGCGAGATGGCTGACCGCATCGTCGCCGTGCCCGACACGCGCGCGTATGGCGCGATGAGCGTCATGCTGCAGACCTACGCCGACGTAAAAATGGTGGCCAAGGTCGCCGCGGGCTCGTTTGTGCCGCCGCCTAAAGTTGAGTCAGCGGTGGTGCAGCTAACGCCGTTGCCGGAAGGCCGTGGCCGCTTTGACGTCGATGAAACCCACTATCATATGGTGGTGCATGCCGCCTTTGCGCAACGGCGCAAGACGCTGCGCAACTCGCTGCAGTCCGCGTTTTCGGGCGACGACGTCGCGGCCGCGCTTAGCCAGACCGGCCTCGATGGAGGCCGGCGCGCCGAGACCCTGAACCTCGCCGAATTTGGCCAACTGGCGGCAGCGTTGCCGGATCTAAAGCGGACCAATTAGCAATCTATGCCCGAGTTGCCCGAAGTCGAAACGGTGCGGCGAACGTTGGCGCCGGCGCTTGGCATGCGCGTTGATGCCGTCTTCGCATCCGGCCAAGCGTTGCGCGGTAAAGCGGTCCGCCGCGCGGAGCTGACGCCGCTCATCGGCGCTGCCTTGCGTGCCATTGATCGGCGCGGCAAATATCTCGTGCTGCAATTTGGTGCCCGCGCGATTATCGCGCATCTCGGCATGAGTGGGCGACTGTTGTGGAGCGCCGCCAGCGTGCCACGCCCCAAGCACACCCATGCCGTGCTGGCCGACGGGTGCGGTCACGAGCTGCGATTCGTCGATCCGCGGCGCTTTGGCCAATTTGAGGTCGTGATGACGCCCGCGTTGGCGGCGCACCCATCGCTCGCACCGCTTGGCGTTGATCCGATTGCCGAAGGCCTCGCGGGCGCGCAACTCGCCGCGCTCGCGCGCGCGCGCCGCACGCCAATCAAATCGCTACTGCTTGATCAAGCCGCGCTCGCCGGTGTCGGCAACATTTACGCGTCCGAAGCGCTGTGGCTAGCCAAGGTGCATCCCCTACGCGCGGCAAACCGCCTCTCGGCACATGCCTACGATGAGGTCGCGCATGGGGTGGTGCAGGTGATGCGCGACGCGATCGAGAACCATGGCACGAGCCTGCGCGACTTTGTGAGCGGCACCGGCGAGGCAGGGGGCAATGCGGGCTATCTGCAGGTCTATGGCCGGGCCGGCAAGCCGTGCCTTCGCTGCGGCGTCGCGATCAAGTCATTTGTGGTTGCGGGCCGCAACACGTACTGCTGCCCCCGTTGTCAGCCCGCACCACGCCGGGGTAAGGTAACGACGCTTTGAGCCCGACCGACGAAGAGCTCATGCTGCGCTATCAGGCGGGTGAGGTTCGCGCCTTTGACCAGTTGCTCGAGCGCTATAAGCGCCCCCTGTTTCAATTCATTTATCGCAGCGTCGGTTCGCAGGCGGCCGCGGAGGACGTACTGCAAGACACCTTCATGCGCGTCATTCGCATGAACCAAAGCTATCAACAGCAAGCCAAATTCTCGACGTGGCTCTATACCATCGCGCGCAACCTGTGCGTTGACTTCGCGCGGCGCGGCAAGCATCGCAACCATGCCTCGCTCGACGCACCCATGGGAGGCGATGACGCAAGCACGCTGCTCGATCGGCAGGCGGCGCCTGGTGGCGGGCAAGACGCGCTGCTGGGCGATGCCGAATTTAGCGCCGCCTTGCAGCGCCTCTTGGCGCAGTTGCCGCAAGATCAGCGCGAGGTCTTTGTTATGCGCGAGCTGCAAGATTTGTCGTTCAAGGAAATCGCCGACATTACCGGCAGCTCCGAGAACACCGCGAAAACCGCATGCGCTACGCGCTCGAAAAACTGCGCGGTGGGCTGGCCGAATTCTTAGTCGATGCGTAGCTCGTGCGTTACGTAGGTCGCGAGAAACGGATACGGCCATGACCTTCGCGCCTCCGGCAGCAGGCGGCCATGCAGCTTGGCATAGGCGACGAGAAACGCGCGCGTGGCGTCGTTCAGATAGCCGCCTCCGCGGATCTCTCCGAAGTCGTCGGCATAGCGCGCGCAGATCTCGGCATAAAGCGCGTCCCGCTTGGCCTTGGCGATCACCGAGGCCGCCGCCACGGCGATGTGCACGTCCTCGCCGCCATTATGGGCCTCAAGCGCGGGATGCCGTGAGCTAAGCGGTCCAAACACCGCTGTCCCGTCGGCGACGATGCGGGCACACGGTCCACTGCGCTGCTCGGCGCGTACGATCAAGGCCGTCGCAAGCTCGCGCTCGAGCACGTTGAGCTCGCCGCGCGTGACGCGCTCATCGATGACCTCCACGGTCGCGACCTCAAGCTGCGCAAAGTCGGCAATGTCGCCAATGGCCGCGGCTAGCTCGGCCCGCCGCGACTTGGCGCGCGCGCCAGCACCGAACGACTTGCTATCGGCAACGCCGAGGGCGCGCAGCCGCAGTGCCTGCGCCTCGGTGACGGCGACCGCGGCAACGACCATCTCACCGATCGCCGGCCCGCGGCCAGCCTCATCAATGCCCAGCGTAATCACGCTTGCACGACGCCGTGCTGATTGATGATGGCGTTCTCGGCGTCGCGGACGCAGGCCGCGCCGCGCCACACCACCGCGTGGCGCAGCGTCACATGCGGCGCCACACGCGCGCCGGCGCCAACGACCACGTACGGCCCAACCACCGCGCCTTCGCCGATGCGCGCACCCGCCGCGATGCGCACGGGTTCGCGAATGACCACGTCGGCGGCAATTTCGGCGCGAGGGTCGACGCCTGTGAGCGTCGCGGGCGGATGGCGCAGCACGACGCGGTCGAGCATTGCCCAATTGCTGGCGAGATAGCGCTGCGGTGTTGAGTGCTCGGCGAAGTAGCCGTCGCGATGTACGTAGGCCCCAACGTGCGCGCCGCCGCGCAACCATGGCAAATAGCCTTGCCGCACCATGCACGCCTCGCCATCGGGTAGCCGCGCGACCACCGATGGCCGCGTGATGTGGACGCCGCAAAACATATGCCGACCCGCCCCGAGAATATCCTCGACCCGCGGTACATCGCCCGCCGTATCGACCTGCACGGCGCCCCAAGCCGCGGCATCGTCGACGGGCTGCACGACCATCATGCCGAGGCTGCCGTGGGCGCGCTCGGCGATCGCAAACTGCGCGCGCAACGCGGCCACGTCAAAATCGAAAATTAGCTTGCCATTGCATGAAATAAACGGCTCGTCGGTGCCCTGCGGATCAAGCAGCGACAAGGCGTGCTTGAGGCCACCGCCCGTGCCGAGAATGGTCTCTTCCTGGCTATAGCTGAGGTTGGCGCCGAAGGCGCGGCCATCGCCAAGCTCGCGCTGAAACACGTCGCCGCGATGGTGGAGGTTGATAACGATGTCGGTGATGCCGTGCGCGACGAGATTGGCGATGCCATAGCGAACGATGGGGATATCGCACACCGGGAGCATCGGCTTGGGGCAATCATCGGAAAGCGCCCCCAGGCGCGTGCCATATCCCGCGCAGAGCAACATGGCCTTCATGGGCGGCATCCTACATGGTTTTTGACATCGCCACAAAGCGCCGCTCCACCTGCGCGCCACAAGCGTGGATGTAAAAACGATCGGCATTGGTCCACGGGATCACGGTGTAGGCCTGCATCGCCGCCAGCTTGCGCACGGCCGCGAGCAGCAGCGCGGTAGCAATGCCACGGCCACGATGAGCGGGCAGGGTGCCGGTGGGGCCAAACCAGTTCAGCGCGGCATTGTTGCCGCCGGTCGCGGCGAACCCAACGATGTCGCCAGCCGTCGTCCTCGCCAGCCAGAGCGCCTTTGCGCGCGCGCATTCATGGGCCCAGGCGTGGGAAAATTCGCCTCGAATGATCGGCAGCGCGGCCGCTCGCTGCGCGGCATCGGCTGACGAGATGGTAACGCCATGACGCGCGATCGCGGCGATCGCATGTGCCAACGCCGCCGCCGAGGGTGCGCCCGCACCTTGCAGCGGCACGCGCATGTTTAGGCACGACGCGCCGGGGCGGTAACCGCGGTGGATAAGCCACGCCCGCGCAACGGTATCGCTCGCGTCGATGCCGGGCAGCAAATAGTTGCCAGGTTCCGCATGCACATGCAGTGCGGCCGCGCCGCAGCCCGCTTCGACCGCTTGCAAGAGGCGACTGCCCAGGCCTTGGCGTCGCCACGCCGCGCCCACCGCGAGCACGCGCAGATACGCACCGCACCCGACGGCGACGCCGTGCACCTCGCCCCTAGCGCCGTGCGCGATCCAAATGGAGGAAGGTCCATGCGGCGACTCGCCGGTCAATTTTTCTAGCGCGACCAAAGCGGCCCATGGGCCATAGGCGTCGGCAATTAGCCGGGCGCACGCCTCAAGCGGCACGGCGTCCGCATCGACGCGTACGATGGTCGTGCGGCGCGCCGGCATGGCCGGCTATTGCTGGAGCTCGCAGTCAAATAAGACTTCGTCGGTAAGGACGTCGGTATAGATGGCGCGAATGGTGTCGGTGCCCGGGTCCAAGATAAGTTTGGTCGCCACTTGCGAACGCCCGTGGCCAAACACGAATTGGTCCTCCGGCAAGATCGTATCGATCGAAAGCCCATCCTCGTAGAGCAGGCCCAGCGGATTGACGTCGGACGCGCCTGGACCCACGGTGAGCTCCCACATATTGTCGAAGGCGCCATCATCCGCATCGCCCGGGCGATCGATGCGGCCGACGAAGCCCATGTGAATATCACCGGCGATGAACCATACGTTCTTGATGTCGCTATCCTTGATAAATTGCAGCAGCTCCGTGCGTTGCGCCGCATAGCCGCTCCAGCGGTCGTTAAGCGAGAGCGGCGTCATCCACGCGCCCGGCATCGCCGTCATGTTGACCGACGAAAACACGATCTTAAAGTGCGCCGTGGAGTTCGCCAGCGTGGTCTTGATAAATTCGAGTTGCGCCGGCGAAACAAACTCCGCAGCCGGCGTGCCCAGGGTCGAAGGCTTGCGCTCGCTACGTAGATCGGTCACGACGATGGTCGCGGTGTCGCCCCACTGATGCGATGTCCACACGCGGCTTGCTTCATCTCGGCGCCGGGCGACATGGCTAAAAAATGCATCTTGCGCGATCGCAAAGCGCGCCGGGTCAATCGTTTCTGGATCGTAGTTGTCGGTAACCTCGTGGTCGTCCCATGACATAAACCAGCTCGTCGAGGCCAAGAGCTCGCGATAGCCGGCCTGCGATAGTTGCGCTCCCCAACTCGCCGCATAGTCCTCTGCGGTGAGCGCCCCGTCGTTATAGACAATGTCACCCACGTGCAGCAGCAGATCTGCCGGCTCCTGCGCCATCTCCGACAACGCGACAAAAGGCACCAACTCGGCGAGCTCCGAAGGCGATGACGTGCCGACGCACGTGGTGGTGGCGAGCGTGAGCTGCTGCTTGCTGCCGGCTGGCGGCGCGGTCTTAACGCGACCGATGAGGCTGCGGCCGGCGTCGTTGTTCGCCGTGGTGAAAAAGCCGTAGGCATAAACGGTATCAGCGGCGAGGCCTTCGACGTCAACCTTGATCGCGCCGCTCGCGTCAGCGGTGGCCTCGGTTTCAAGCACCGTCATTGGCTCGCCATCGACGTCGCGCCAAACGCGCAAGGTGGCCATCGCCGCCGGCGCGGTATGCGTCCACGCGAGGAAGCCATCAAGCGTGGTCTCGCCGGCCTGCACCCCGAGTGGAAAAGCGACCAGATCCTCGGAAAGCGCGGTGTAATCAAACGCCGCTGCGGCGGCCCCGTCAATCGGTTGCGGATCAAGGCCCGCGGTCGTCGGCGACGCCGGACCGCGCTTGGTTACGCGCGGCACTAGATCGCAATTGACGCCAACTGGCCCAGCATCGTCTTTGTCGCAGCCGGCGTGCGTCATGAGCAAGGCCGTGGCGGTCGCAATCATTTTAGCTACGTGTGCGCGAGACATGGGGCTCCTTGCGGCCAACCGTCCCAAGACGGCGCTGCCGGCGCAGCCTATCCACAAGCAGCCTAAAGGGCAATATGAAGCAAATATTCAATGTTGCCGGCGGGCCCCGTGATGGGCGAAGGCACGACGTCGCTGGTTGTCCAGCCCGCCGCGCGACATATCGCACAAATGCTGGCAACCGCCGTGTCGCGATCCTCCTGGCGCACCGCGACGCCGCCGACCAGCGCCTCGCGAGGCAGCTCGAATTGCGGCTTGATCAACGCGATGATCGTGCGCGCGCGCCCAGCGCCGGCGTCTGCGAGCAGCCCCGCGACCGCGGGCAAAACGGCGCCCAGCGAGATGAACGAGACATCGATGACCGCAAGCTGAGCGCCGGCAACGGCGGCGGGTGCGACGTCGCGAATATGCTGCCTGTCCATCACCACGACGCGCGGGTCTTGCTGCAGCGACCACGCGAGCTGGCCGTACCCCACGTCGATCGCGTAGACGCGGGCTGCCCCACGACGAAGCAGCACCTCGGTGAAGCCGCCCGTCGAGGCGCCGACATCGAGCGCAATCGCGCCTGCGACATCGAGCTTATAAACGTCAAGCGCGTGCGCGAGCTTGAGCGCGCCGCGCGATACATAGTCATGCGCCTCGGCGCGGAGGCGCAGCGCGGCATCGATGGGCAGCATCACCCCGGGCTTGTCGACCCGATGATCGCCATGGAGCACCTCGCCCGCCATGATCATCGCCGCGGCCTTGGCGATGTCCGGCGCCAGGCCTTGCCGCACCACGACCACGTCGGCTCGCGCCTTGGCAACCTTGCCGCCTTTGGCCGCCAAGCCTTACCGCCCGCGCCGCGCGCGAATTGCGCGGATCTCGATTTTGGCTTCTTGGTGGCTTGGTTGGCGCGCCAAGACGCGCTGAAAATAAGTCATGGCTTCGTCGAGGCGGCCCTCGATGCGCGCGATCCGGCCGAGGAAAAATGGCACCGACGCGCCATTGGGAGCTAGCTTAAGCGCGTGTTCAAACATTGGCTGAACCTTGGCTAGCGCGGCAACGCGGTCCGTCGCCGCCACCCAGATGCACCACCCCTTGTAAGCGAGGTACTCGCCTTCCTTGTCGTTGAGCGCGATGGCGCGCTCGAATTCTTGCAAGGCGGTGCGAAAATCCTCGCTGCGCAGCGCGTGCTCGCCGCGATGGAAGGCCTCTTCGGCGGCAATCATCGCCGCCGTGGCTTTTTGCAGCTCGGCTTGCTTTTGCCGCATCGCCGCGCTGCCGCCGGCCTTGAGCACTTCGTGGTATTCGACGCGCTTGGCCTTATCCGAGAGCACCGCGAAGGCGAGGTTGATCTGTGCAAAGACTTTCTCCGCCGCGCGCGTTTCATCGTCGATGCCAAGCGCGGCGATCTTGTCAGGATGCAGCTGCCGCGCCAGCGCGAAGTAGGCCTTGGCAATCGCGGCATCTTGCGCGGCGCGGTCAAGCCCAAGGAGTTCATAGTGGTCGCCGCCGCGCTCGACGATCGCCATTTTCTCGTTGATCAAGATTTCGGCCGCCGCGGCGTTGCTGGTCTGATCGGGTCCGCCGCTCTGGCTCGGCATGCGCCGGCCACCGCCATAGAGACGGCCTTGGTCGGTCACTGACGGCACGCGATGAACCCCAGATTGCGTGCCCGCGCGCGGCACCGGGTGAACGCCCGAATATGGCGTGGCCGAGGGCACCGGCCGTACCCCAGAGTGGCCGCTGCTTTGGTTGCCCAGTGAAGCGGTGCGCTGGCGATGCGTCGGCGCACCTTGCGTAACGTTGAGTAAGCCGCCACAGAGCAGGGCGTACATCACCGCGCCGACCAACGTTGGATCGGTTTGCGGACAGCGGCGACAGATTTGATCGAAGGTCGCCTCGCGGGCCAATGCCTCGACCACAAGCTGTTCGACTGGCGACAACGCAAAGGGTCCAAGCGCGGTGTCGTCGCTCACCGGCAAGACAAACACGTCGCCAAAACGCGCGACCTCTACCCGCGCGCGTTCCTGCGTAAAGTGCTGTCGCGCGCCGACCATAATGATGGTCCTGATATCAAGGGCGAGCGACTCGGCGGTGTCGATGCTGGTGCGATCGTCCACCTGCAGCGCGCCTTGTTCGACCTGAAACGTCCGCGCCGCGGCCTGCGCGATGGCGCGCCGGCGCAGGCGCGCGGTATCTTGCATTGACAGGCCGGCAAGCCGCCCGACCGCGTCGGCTTCGGCGCGCGTGCCAGTGACCTTGCCGGCCAACGATGCCACCTGCGCTGCCGAAACGACTTGCGACTGCGCGGCCAAACGCAGCGCACCGTCGGCGGCGTACGGGCTCTCGCCGCCGACGAGCAGGCCTTGATGCAGCGCAAGCCGCACATCCTTGCCCGCGACGTTAATCGCGATCTCGCCGCTAAAGGCCTTGCTCGCCAGCCGCCAAAGCAGGCCGCCCCAAGGCCTATCAGCCAGATCACCCTGGTGCACGATGCTCATCGCGGCGCTCCCGGCGGAGGGCGCCTGGTGGGACGTTTCCGCACCCTAATTGCGTACGCAACCCCCGCCGCGCAAAACGCGAGCAGCAAGGCCGACATGATGCCAGGGGAGACCGTCAAAAGGATAGGCATGGCACGCATAGGGTCGCGGGTCGCGACCGGCTTAAAAGCGTAGCGTTTTAGTGGGCGCGGGAAAACCCTGCATCGCCAAGTATTGCGTACAATTGGCGCAATGAGCTCCACTTTCGCCCTCGACGGCAAGCGGCTGCGATTTGCGGCGGACACCCACATTGGACGCAAACGTGAGCACAACGAAGACTCGGTGGCGTTGCCCGATGGCATGCGCGTCGCGATCGTCGCCGACGGCATGGGCGGGCACGCTTCGGGGGAGGTGGCCAGCCGCATGGCGGTAGATGTCGTCACCAACTATTACCGTCGCACCGCCGATACGCAGACGCTAACGTGGCCGTACAAGGTCGACCGCGACCTGCGCGCCGAAAGCAATCGGATGACCTCGGCGATCATGCTCGCCAACCTCGAAATCTGGGAGCGCGCGCAAAAGGAAGGCAAATCCAAAGGCATGGGCACCACCTGCGTCGCGATGAGCGTGCTCGACGACGCCGTGGTCATTGGCCACGTCGGCGATAGCCGCGTGTACCGGCTGCGCGCCAATGCCCTGCGCCAAATCACCGAGGATCACTCGCTCATCAACGACTACGTCAAGATGAAGCGCGTGACGGCCGAGGAGGCCGAGTCGTGGCCGCAAAAAAACGTCATCGTCCGTGCCCTTGGCATGAAGGAGAGCGTGCAAGTGGACATCTTAGTCGAGGTGCCGATGATCGGTGACATCTACCTGCTGTGCAGCGATGGCCTGACCGGCATGCTGAGCGACGCGCAAATCGCGCACATCTTGCGCGCCGAGCGCGATCTCGACGTCGCGGTTACCACGCTGATAGAGGCTGCCAACGAAGAGGGCGGCAACGACAACATTTCAGTCGTGCTGGCGCGGATCGAGGAGGCCGCTTGAAGCTAGTGCGCAGCCCGCGCGCTGCACACACGGCTTACCTCGCGCTGGCTGGGCTTTTGGCCGCAGGCCTGCTGGTGCTGAGCTGCTCATCGCCATCGTCACCGCCAAGTGGCACGCCCACCGGCGCCGCCATCGCGCCACTTTCCGAGGTCGAGCGCACGCGCTCGGTAGAAGCCTGCGACGCCTACGTTGCGGCGCTCTGCGGCTGCGCCAAGGCTAAGCCCGAGCTGCAAGCGACCTGTGATTTAGACCTATCGCTGCAACAAGGCGTTTCGCACATGCTGACCGTTGAGGGCTCGGTGCGCGACACCGAAAAGCGCAAGATGGCGCAGCATCAATTGCGCCGCATGACGGCGACGTGTGTCGAGCGGTTGGCGCAGCTGCCCGCCCAGGGCTGCCCCTCAGCTGTGCCCTAGCGTGGCGTGGGACGCCGTCGCTTGCGCCTGCCTCTTAAAGCCGCTACAGCTGGGGACGGCAAGGAGCACACATGAGGTGGCAAGGATCAGATAAGGGGCGGCGCGACGATATTCAAGACGTGCGCGGCACGCGGCCCGCGCGCGGCGGCGCGATGAAGCTTGGCGGCGGCAGCATCATCGTCGTGATCATTGCGGCGGTGCTCAGCCAGGTGACCGGGATCAATCTCATGGGCCTGGTCGGCGGCGGTGGTGGCAGCGGTGGCGGCACCGGCGGCGGAACGTCTGCGCCGGCGCAAACCGATGTGGCGGTCGAAGAAACCGAGCAAACGCGCGAGATG containing:
- the mutM gene encoding bifunctional DNA-formamidopyrimidine glycosylase/DNA-(apurinic or apyrimidinic site) lyase; translated protein: MPELPEVETVRRTLAPALGMRVDAVFASGQALRGKAVRRAELTPLIGAALRAIDRRGKYLVLQFGARAIIAHLGMSGRLLWSAASVPRPKHTHAVLADGCGHELRFVDPRRFGQFEVVMTPALAAHPSLAPLGVDPIAEGLAGAQLAALARARRTPIKSLLLDQAALAGVGNIYASEALWLAKVHPLRAANRLSAHAYDEVAHGVVQVMRDAIENHGTSLRDFVSGTGEAGGNAGYLQVYGRAGKPCLRCGVAIKSFVVAGRNTYCCPRCQPAPRRGKVTTL
- the rsmA gene encoding ribosomal RNA small subunit methyltransferase A; this encodes MTMFPTAHELLAKYGLRAKKSFSQNFLTSDRVFRAIVDATVQSEMDWVVEVGAGIGTLTARLAQRAYEGKVIALERDPDMISVLRGELGQHDVVHIEPCDALAYNYEMAAKWAAGPIAVCGNLPYHIAAPLIFRIMEARAHVSRLVVMVQREMADRIVAVPDTRAYGAMSVMLQTYADVKMVAKVAAGSFVPPPKVESAVVQLTPLPEGRGRFDVDETHYHMVVHAAFAQRRKTLRNSLQSAFSGDDVAAALSQTGLDGGRRAETLNLAEFGQLAAALPDLKRTN
- a CDS encoding GNAT family N-acetyltransferase, whose protein sequence is MPARRTTIVRVDADAVPLEACARLIADAYGPWAALVALEKLTGESPHGPSSIWIAHGARGEVHGVAVGCGAYLRVLAVGAAWRRQGLGSRLLQAVEAGCGAAALHVHAEPGNYLLPGIDASDTVARAWLIHRGYRPGASCLNMRVPLQGAGAPSAAALAHAIAAIARHGVTISSADAAQRAAALPIIRGEFSHAWAHECARAKALWLARTTAGDIVGFAATGGNNAALNWFGPTGTLPAHRGRGIATALLLAAVRKLAAMQAYTVIPWTNADRFYIHACGAQVERRFVAMSKTM
- a CDS encoding DnaJ domain-containing protein: MSIVHQGDLADRPWGGLLWRLASKAFSGEIAINVAGKDVRLALHQGLLVGGESPYAADGALRLAAQSQVVSAAQVASLAGKVTGTRAEADAVGRLAGLSMQDTARLRRRAIAQAAARTFQVEQGALQVDDRTSIDTAESLALDIRTIIMVGARQHFTQERARVEVARFGDVFVLPVSDDTALGPFALSPVEQLVVEALAREATFDQICRRCPQTDPTLVGAVMYALLCGGLLNVTQGAPTHRQRTASLGNQSSGHSGVRPVPSATPYSGVHPVPRAGTQSGVHRVPSVTDQGRLYGGGRRMPSQSGGPDQTSNAAAAEILINEKMAIVERGGDHYELLGLDRAAQDAAIAKAYFALARQLHPDKIAALGIDDETRAAEKVFAQINLAFAVLSDKAKRVEYHEVLKAGGSAAMRQKQAELQKATAAMIAAEEAFHRGEHALRSEDFRTALQEFERAIALNDKEGEYLAYKGWCIWVAATDRVAALAKVQPMFEHALKLAPNGASVPFFLGRIARIEGRLDEAMTYFQRVLARQPSHQEAKIEIRAIRARRGR
- a CDS encoding NDP-sugar synthase — encoded protein: MKAMLLCAGYGTRLGALSDDCPKPMLPVCDIPIVRYGIANLVAHGITDIVINLHHRGDVFQRELGDGRAFGANLSYSQEETILGTGGGLKHALSLLDPQGTDEPFISCNGKLIFDFDVAALRAQFAIAERAHGSLGMMVVQPVDDAAAWGAVQVDTAGDVPRVEDILGAGRHMFCGVHITRPSVVARLPDGEACMVRQGYLPWLRGGAHVGAYVHRDGYFAEHSTPQRYLASNWAMLDRVVLRHPPATLTGVDPRAEIAADVVIREPVRIAAGARIGEGAVVGPYVVVGAGARVAPHVTLRHAVVWRGAACVRDAENAIINQHGVVQA
- a CDS encoding TlyA family RNA methyltransferase, which translates into the protein MAAKGGKVAKARADVVVVRQGLAPDIAKAAAMIMAGEVLHGDHRVDKPGVMLPIDAALRLRAEAHDYVSRGALKLAHALDVYKLDVAGAIALDVGASTGGFTEVLLRRGAARVYAIDVGYGQLAWSLQQDPRVVVMDRQHIRDVAPAAVAGAQLAVIDVSFISLGAVLPAVAGLLADAGAGRARTIIALIKPQFELPREALVGGVAVRQEDRDTAVASICAICRAAGWTTSDVVPSPITGPAGNIEYLLHIAL
- the tsaD gene encoding tRNA (adenosine(37)-N6)-threonylcarbamoyltransferase complex transferase subunit TsaD codes for the protein MLILGLESSCDETAAAVVRGRGARGHVLADVVASQHDVHRPFGGVVPELASRAHIEHVIPVVDAALTAAGVTLADLDAIAVTCGPGLIGALLVAVQTAKAMAYGAGKPLVGVHHLEGHMSAIYLEERAPPMPHLALIVSGGHTSLVLVTDHGSYGVLGQTRDDAAGEAFDKGAKLLGLGYPGGVLIDQLANGGDPQAISFPRAMLHKESNLDFSFSGLKTALLHWVRANGVPGSPASTATTAVAQTQSMQDVCASYQHAIVEVLVRKTRAAVEATGVAAVQLCGGVAANSALRAGMAQAGLADGFELFVPKPSHCTDNAAMIAMRGYFRFAAGGRDELTLDSRANWPLPHATPQWVRGA
- a CDS encoding alkaline phosphatase D family protein, with protein sequence MIATATALLMTHAGCDKDDAGPVGVNCDLVPRVTKRGPASPTTAGLDPQPIDGAAAAAFDYTALSEDLVAFPLGVQAGETTLDGFLAWTHTAPAAMATLRVWRDVDGEPMTVLETEATADASGAIKVDVEGLAADTVYAYGFFTTANNDAGRSLIGRVKTAPPAGSKQQLTLATTTCVGTSSPSELAELVPFVALSEMAQEPADLLLHVGDIVYNDGALTAEDYAASWGAQLSQAGYRELLASTSWFMSWDDHEVTDNYDPETIDPARFAIAQDAFFSHVARRRDEASRVWTSHQWGDTATIVVTDLRSERKPSTLGTPAAEFVSPAQLEFIKTTLANSTAHFKIVFSSVNMTAMPGAWMTPLSLNDRWSGYAAQRTELLQFIKDSDIKNVWFIAGDIHMGFVGRIDRPGDADDGAFDNMWELTVGPGASDVNPLGLLYEDGLSIDTILPEDQFVFGHGRSQVATKLILDPGTDTIRAIYTDVLTDEVLFDCELQQ